In a genomic window of Candidatus Competibacteraceae bacterium:
- the yidD gene encoding membrane protein insertion efficiency factor YidD — protein MRAFLIALIRVYQLSLSPLLGNHCRFYPSCSQYAREAVERHGVPRGVGLAIRRVLRCHPWHPGGVDPVPEPSPKDR, from the coding sequence GTGCGCGCCTTCTTGATCGCACTGATCCGCGTTTATCAGCTGTCATTGAGCCCTTTGCTGGGCAACCACTGTCGTTTTTATCCGAGTTGTTCGCAATACGCCCGTGAAGCCGTCGAGCGTCATGGCGTCCCGCGCGGTGTGGGGCTGGCGATCCGGCGCGTGCTGCGCTGCCATCCCTGGCATCCGGGCGGTGTCGATCCCGTTCCCGAACCTTCCCCGAAGGACCGTTGA
- the rnpA gene encoding ribonuclease P protein component, with product MNAPAGDACFPRRARLTGRNAFAGVFAQPSKSSDRYFTVLTRPNDLAYPRLGLAMSRRIAKAAVARNRLKRIARESFRRHQRALGGLDCVVVGRPGASEQENAVLFASLERHWRRFARPCAPS from the coding sequence CTGAACGCCCCAGCCGGCGACGCCTGCTTTCCGCGTCGCGCCCGGCTGACCGGCCGAAACGCCTTTGCCGGTGTCTTCGCCCAGCCCAGCAAATCCAGCGACCGCTATTTTACCGTGCTGACTCGACCCAACGATCTGGCTTACCCGCGCTTGGGCTTGGCCATGTCCCGCAGGATCGCCAAGGCCGCCGTGGCGCGCAACCGGCTGAAACGGATCGCGCGCGAAAGCTTCCGCCGTCACCAGCGAGCGCTCGGCGGTTTGGATTGCGTGGTGGTGGGCCGACCCGGTGCGAGCGAGCAGGAGAACGCGGTTCTGTTTGCGTCGCTGGAGCGGCATTGGCGGAGGTTCGCTCGGCCGTGCGCGCCTTCTTGA
- the mnmE gene encoding tRNA uridine-5-carboxymethylaminomethyl(34) synthesis GTPase MnmE encodes MTDTIAAVATPPGRGGIGVLRVSGPLSAAIVEAVSGILPPPRQAVVRRFRSSDGEILDEGVILHFPAPHSFTGEDVVEFQGHGGPMVLDLLMERVVELGARPARPGEFSERAFLNDKLDLAQAEAIADLIASDTAAAARAALRSLQGEFSQRVNGLVEGLIALRMYVEAAIDFPEEEIDFLADGMVAARLAELQERLRVLQAAAGQGRLLRDGMTVVIAGRPNAGKSSVLNRLAGREAAIVTAVPGTTRDVLREHISIDGMPLHVIDTAGLRDSDDPVEREGIRRAWAEIDTADRILMVVDDRLGLAAEEAGLRERLPAATPVTVLYNKIDLSGQAPSVREGAWGTEVRLSAKTEAGLELLREHLKSCMGYHGGGEGTFMARRRHLEALERAAAALERAAEQLAIFRAGELVAEELREAQNALSEITGDFSSEDLLSRIFSSFCIGK; translated from the coding sequence ATGACCGATACCATCGCCGCTGTCGCCACCCCGCCCGGACGGGGTGGCATCGGCGTCCTTCGCGTCTCCGGTCCGCTCAGTGCCGCTATCGTTGAAGCTGTTAGCGGCATTCTGCCCCCGCCCCGTCAGGCTGTCGTGCGGCGCTTTCGTTCGAGTGACGGAGAAATTCTCGACGAAGGCGTCATCCTGCATTTTCCCGCGCCGCATTCCTTCACCGGTGAGGATGTGGTGGAGTTTCAGGGGCACGGCGGGCCCATGGTGCTGGATTTACTGATGGAGCGGGTAGTCGAGCTGGGCGCGCGACCGGCCCGGCCCGGCGAGTTTTCCGAACGCGCGTTTCTTAATGACAAGCTCGATTTGGCGCAAGCGGAAGCGATTGCCGATCTGATCGCCAGCGATACCGCCGCCGCCGCTCGCGCCGCGCTTCGTTCTCTGCAAGGCGAGTTTTCGCAACGGGTCAACGGGTTGGTTGAAGGCTTGATCGCGTTACGGATGTACGTTGAAGCGGCTATCGACTTTCCCGAAGAAGAAATCGATTTTCTGGCCGATGGAATGGTTGCGGCGCGCTTGGCCGAGTTGCAAGAACGCTTGCGGGTATTGCAAGCCGCCGCCGGGCAGGGGCGGTTGTTGCGCGATGGCATGACGGTGGTGATCGCCGGGCGGCCGAACGCCGGTAAATCCAGCGTGCTCAATCGTTTGGCCGGCCGCGAGGCGGCCATCGTCACCGCCGTCCCCGGTACGACGCGCGACGTGCTGCGCGAACACATCAGCATCGACGGAATGCCGCTGCATGTGATCGACACCGCCGGTTTGCGCGACAGCGACGATCCGGTGGAACGGGAAGGCATCCGCCGCGCTTGGGCGGAAATCGACACCGCCGACCGGATTTTGATGGTGGTGGATGATCGGTTGGGATTGGCGGCGGAAGAAGCGGGCTTGCGAGAGCGGTTGCCGGCTGCGACACCGGTGACGGTGCTTTACAACAAGATCGACCTCAGCGGCCAAGCTCCGTCGGTTCGAGAAGGGGCATGGGGAACCGAGGTTCGGTTATCGGCCAAAACCGAGGCGGGATTGGAGTTGCTGCGCGAGCATCTGAAATCTTGCATGGGCTATCACGGCGGCGGAGAAGGAACCTTCATGGCCCGTCGCCGCCATTTGGAGGCCCTGGAACGGGCGGCGGCGGCGCTGGAACGAGCGGCGGAACAGTTAGCTATTTTCCGAGCGGGTGAGTTGGTCGCCGAGGAATTGCGGGAAGCCCAAAACGCGCTATCCGAAATTACCGGCGACTTCAGTAGTGAGGATTTGTTGTCGCGAATTTTTTCGAGTTTTTGTATTGGGAAATAG
- the uvrB gene encoding excinuclease ABC subunit UvrB, whose protein sequence is MPAQKTFTLRARFQPAGDQPDAIRSLVAGLGDGLARQTLLGVTGSGKTFSVANVIAAVQRPALVLAPNKTLAAQLYGEMKEFFPENAVEYFVSYYDYYQPEAYVPSSDTYIEKDASINEHVEQMRLSATKAILERPDTIIVATVSAIYGLGDPESYMKMLLHLVRGEKVDQRAVLRRLADLQYTRNDLELARGTFRVRGEIIDIHPAESDTEAVRVELFDDQIESLSLFDPLTGKVIRKTPRYTVYPKTHYVTPREQLLRAVDKVKDELQDRLNELNAANKLLEAQRLEQRTRYDIEMMLELGYCSGIENYSRHLSGREAGEPPPTLLDYLPPDALIFIDESHVTVPQLGGMYRGDRSRKETLVEYGFRLPSALDNRPLRFDEFERLSGQTIFISATPGPFELEHSGGAVVEQVVRPTGLVDPDVEVRPAVHQVDDLLGEIRERVNLKERVLVTTLTKRMAEDLTEYLAENGVKVRYLHADIETVERVEIIRDLRLGQFDVLVGINLLREGLDLPEVSLVAILDADKEGFLRSDRSLIQTVGRAARNLRGKAILYADHITGSMRRALDETERRRVKQQAYNQAHGITPRGIEKAVADIMEGAYSHPGAPLPAAQYAKVAEEAAVYARETPALLMKKIKKLEQDMYRHARDLEFEQAAKLRDEIQRIREFGLGMLEVKTG, encoded by the coding sequence ATGCCCGCTCAAAAAACCTTTACCCTCCGCGCTCGCTTCCAGCCCGCCGGCGATCAGCCGGATGCGATCCGCTCTCTGGTCGCCGGGCTGGGCGACGGTCTGGCCCGTCAGACGCTGCTCGGCGTCACCGGCAGCGGCAAGACCTTCAGCGTCGCCAACGTCATCGCCGCCGTGCAGCGTCCGGCGCTGGTGCTCGCGCCCAATAAGACCCTGGCGGCGCAACTGTACGGCGAAATGAAGGAGTTCTTCCCGGAAAACGCCGTCGAGTATTTCGTCTCCTACTACGATTATTACCAGCCGGAAGCCTACGTGCCCTCGTCGGACACCTACATCGAAAAGGACGCTTCGATCAACGAGCACGTCGAGCAGATGCGCTTGTCGGCGACCAAGGCGATTCTGGAGCGGCCCGACACCATCATCGTCGCCACGGTGTCGGCGATTTACGGGCTGGGCGATCCCGAATCGTACATGAAGATGCTGCTGCATCTGGTGCGCGGCGAGAAAGTCGACCAGCGCGCCGTCCTGCGCCGGCTGGCCGATTTGCAGTACACCCGCAACGATCTGGAACTGGCGCGCGGCACCTTTCGGGTGCGCGGCGAGATCATCGACATCCATCCCGCCGAATCGGATACCGAAGCGGTGCGGGTGGAATTGTTCGACGATCAAATCGAATCGCTCAGCCTATTCGATCCGCTGACCGGCAAGGTAATCCGCAAGACGCCGCGCTATACGGTCTATCCCAAAACCCACTACGTCACCCCGCGCGAGCAGTTGTTGCGGGCGGTCGATAAGGTTAAGGACGAGTTGCAAGACCGGCTGAACGAATTGAACGCCGCCAACAAGCTTCTGGAAGCGCAGCGGCTGGAACAACGCACCCGTTACGACATCGAGATGATGCTGGAGTTGGGTTATTGCAGCGGCATCGAAAACTACTCTCGCCACTTGTCAGGCCGCGAAGCAGGGGAGCCGCCGCCGACCTTGCTCGATTACCTGCCGCCTGACGCGCTGATTTTCATCGACGAAAGCCATGTGACCGTGCCGCAATTGGGCGGCATGTACCGAGGCGACCGCTCGCGCAAGGAAACGCTGGTCGAATACGGCTTCCGGCTGCCTTCGGCCCTGGACAATCGGCCGTTGCGCTTCGACGAGTTCGAGCGTTTGAGCGGTCAGACCATCTTCATTTCCGCCACGCCCGGCCCGTTCGAGCTGGAGCATTCCGGCGGCGCGGTGGTGGAGCAGGTGGTGCGACCGACCGGCTTGGTCGATCCCGACGTTGAGGTCCGGCCGGCCGTGCATCAGGTGGATGATTTATTGGGCGAAATCCGCGAGCGGGTGAATCTCAAGGAACGGGTGTTGGTTACCACGCTGACCAAGCGCATGGCCGAGGATTTGACCGAGTATCTCGCCGAAAACGGGGTGAAGGTGCGCTATCTGCACGCCGACATCGAGACGGTGGAGCGGGTCGAGATCATCCGCGATCTGCGGCTGGGGCAGTTCGATGTGCTGGTCGGCATCAATTTATTGCGGGAAGGCTTGGATTTGCCGGAAGTCTCGCTGGTGGCGATTCTCGATGCCGACAAGGAAGGTTTTCTACGCTCCGACCGCTCGTTGATTCAAACGGTGGGCCGCGCCGCCCGCAACCTGCGCGGCAAGGCGATTTTGTACGCCGATCACATCACGGGTTCGATGCGGCGGGCGCTGGATGAAACCGAGCGCCGTCGCGTCAAGCAGCAAGCGTACAACCAAGCGCACGGCATCACGCCGCGCGGCATCGAAAAGGCGGTGGCGGACATCATGGAAGGCGCGTACTCGCATCCCGGCGCGCCGCTTCCGGCCGCGCAATACGCCAAGGTCGCCGAGGAAGCGGCGGTTTACGCCCGCGAAACGCCAGCTTTATTGATGAAGAAGATCAAGAAGCTGGAACAGGACATGTACCGCCACGCCCGCGATTTGGAATTCGAGCAGGCGGCGAAGTTGCGAGATGAGATTCAGCGAATTCGGGAGTTTGGGCTGGGGATGCTGGAAGTGAAAACTGGATGA
- a CDS encoding pyridoxal phosphate-dependent aminotransferase has product MSTPLSERVQRIKPSPTLAVTAKANELKAAGKDVIGLGAGEPDFDTPDFIKDAAIKAIHAGFTKYTPVDGTAGLKKAIIAKFQRDNGLNYDPKQILVSVGGKQSFYNLAQALLGAGDEAIIPAPYWVSYPDMVLLADGVPVIVEAGIDQHFKITAQQLEAAITPRTKLLVINSPSNPTGVAYNAAELTALGEVLRRHPQVYIATDDMYEHIQWTGEKFCNILNVCPDLYDRTIVLNGVSKAYSMTGWRIGYCGGPKDLINAMSNIQSQSTSNPTSISQVAAEAALNGDQSFIGMMTEAFKKRHDYVFGALKAMSGVQVAPADGTFYIFPSFQKVIERLGLANDIAFAELLLNEVGVALVPGSAFGAEGCGRISFATSMDNLTKALERIGRVVAR; this is encoded by the coding sequence GTGAGTACCCCTCTTTCCGAGCGCGTCCAGCGCATTAAGCCGTCTCCCACCTTGGCCGTCACCGCCAAGGCCAACGAACTCAAAGCCGCCGGCAAGGATGTGATCGGCCTGGGCGCGGGCGAGCCGGATTTCGACACGCCCGATTTCATCAAGGACGCCGCGATCAAGGCGATCCATGCCGGTTTCACCAAATATACCCCGGTGGACGGCACGGCCGGACTGAAAAAAGCCATCATCGCCAAGTTTCAACGCGATAACGGTTTGAATTACGATCCGAAACAGATTTTAGTGTCGGTCGGCGGCAAGCAGAGTTTCTATAACTTGGCGCAAGCGTTGCTCGGCGCTGGCGATGAAGCGATCATTCCCGCGCCGTACTGGGTTTCCTATCCAGACATGGTGCTGCTGGCCGACGGCGTACCCGTGATCGTCGAAGCCGGCATTGACCAGCATTTCAAGATCACCGCGCAACAGTTGGAAGCCGCGATCACGCCGCGCACCAAATTATTGGTGATCAACAGTCCGTCCAATCCGACCGGCGTGGCCTACAACGCAGCGGAATTGACGGCGCTGGGCGAGGTGCTGCGCCGGCATCCGCAGGTTTACATCGCCACCGATGACATGTACGAGCACATTCAATGGACCGGCGAGAAATTCTGCAACATCCTCAACGTCTGCCCCGATCTCTACGACCGCACCATCGTCCTAAACGGCGTGTCCAAGGCCTATTCGATGACCGGCTGGCGCATCGGCTACTGCGGCGGTCCCAAGGATTTGATCAACGCCATGAGCAACATCCAGTCGCAGAGCACGTCCAACCCCACCTCGATTTCGCAGGTGGCGGCGGAAGCGGCGTTAAACGGCGATCAATCCTTTATCGGAATGATGACCGAGGCGTTCAAAAAGCGGCACGATTACGTTTTCGGCGCGCTGAAGGCGATGTCGGGCGTTCAGGTCGCGCCCGCCGATGGCACCTTCTACATCTTCCCCAGCTTCCAGAAAGTGATCGAACGGCTGGGACTGGCGAACGATATCGCCTTCGCGGAATTGTTGCTCAATGAAGTCGGCGTGGCGCTGGTGCCGGGTTCGGCCTTCGGCGCGGAAGGCTGCGGGCGGATTTCCTTCGCCACCAGCATGGACAATCTGACCAAGGCGCTAGAGCGGATCGGCCGGGTCGTCGCCCGCTGA
- the yidC gene encoding membrane protein insertase YidC: protein MENQRLILFAALMFVVFLLWQNWLEFQAKKHPPPAPTVAAAPAGSAAPAGVSAPVPGQDIPTGAPVAGALPGSQALGGGQRVHVTTDLFEIEIDTVGGDLRQAGLRTYPDSVQRPDQPFLLLKDTGPDLFIAQSGLVASNNGPAPNHYATFIPERAEYRLADGQDTLEVRLNWSDPSGVKAVKTYTFHRGSFLVDVNQRVENGSLEPWQGGQYRQFQRTPPKAVSSYFGSGVVTYTGAVVSSPEQRYEKISFDQIAKQELNQTVKDGWVAMIQHYFLGAWVPNPGEAEEFYTKAVGSNRYLVGMRGAVQTVPPGATGDFRTRLYVGPKLTDVLSKIAPNLQLTVDYGILTIIAEPLFWLLKAIHWVVGNWGWAIIFLTILIKLAFYKLSETSYRSMANMRRLAPELSRLKELYGDDKQKMNQAMMDMYKKEKVNPLGGCLPIVVQIPVFIALYWVLVESVQLRQAPFMLWIKDMSIPDPYYVLPLIMGVTMFVQQKLSPAPPDPVQAKVMMALPVVFTFMFLWFPAGLVLYWVVNNILSIAQQWVITKRVESGADAAALKAKEKSGVGSVVGEQAKKLLTLAKQALPDQKNSGNRKK, encoded by the coding sequence ATGGAAAACCAACGTTTGATTCTGTTCGCGGCCCTGATGTTCGTCGTGTTTCTGCTCTGGCAGAACTGGCTGGAATTTCAGGCCAAAAAGCATCCGCCACCCGCGCCGACAGTCGCCGCGGCGCCGGCGGGTTCCGCTGCTCCCGCCGGCGTGTCAGCGCCTGTTCCCGGTCAGGATATCCCGACCGGCGCGCCGGTCGCGGGCGCGCTACCGGGTTCGCAAGCGCTCGGTGGCGGCCAGCGCGTGCATGTGACCACGGATCTGTTTGAAATCGAGATCGATACGGTGGGCGGCGATCTGCGTCAGGCCGGCTTGCGCACCTATCCGGATTCCGTGCAGCGGCCGGATCAACCATTTCTACTGCTGAAGGACACCGGGCCGGATTTGTTCATCGCTCAATCCGGCTTGGTGGCGTCGAACAATGGCCCCGCACCCAATCACTACGCTACCTTCATACCCGAGCGGGCTGAATACCGTTTGGCGGACGGCCAGGATACGCTGGAGGTGCGGCTGAACTGGTCGGATCCATCCGGCGTGAAGGCGGTCAAGACCTACACCTTCCATCGGGGCAGCTTTCTGGTGGATGTGAACCAGCGGGTCGAGAACGGCAGTTTGGAGCCGTGGCAGGGCGGCCAGTACCGCCAGTTCCAACGCACACCACCCAAGGCCGTCAGCAGTTATTTTGGCAGCGGTGTAGTGACTTATACCGGCGCCGTGGTTTCCAGCCCGGAACAACGCTACGAGAAAATCTCTTTCGACCAGATCGCCAAGCAGGAGTTGAACCAGACCGTCAAGGACGGCTGGGTCGCCATGATCCAGCATTATTTTCTGGGGGCATGGGTGCCGAATCCGGGCGAAGCCGAGGAATTTTACACCAAAGCCGTCGGCAGCAATCGGTATTTGGTGGGGATGCGCGGCGCGGTCCAGACCGTGCCACCCGGCGCAACCGGCGATTTTCGTACCCGCTTGTACGTGGGACCGAAGTTGACGGATGTGCTGTCCAAGATCGCGCCCAACCTGCAACTGACTGTCGATTACGGCATATTGACCATCATCGCCGAGCCGCTGTTTTGGTTGTTGAAGGCGATCCATTGGGTGGTCGGCAATTGGGGCTGGGCGATCATCTTCCTGACCATCTTGATCAAGTTGGCGTTCTATAAATTGTCGGAGACCAGCTATCGCTCCATGGCCAACATGCGCCGGCTGGCGCCGGAGCTGAGCCGCCTCAAGGAGTTGTACGGCGACGACAAGCAGAAGATGAATCAGGCGATGATGGACATGTACAAGAAGGAGAAGGTCAATCCGCTGGGCGGCTGTTTGCCGATTGTGGTGCAGATTCCAGTCTTTATCGCGCTGTACTGGGTGCTGGTGGAAAGCGTGCAGTTGCGGCAGGCACCGTTCATGCTGTGGATCAAGGACATGTCGATCCCGGATCCGTACTACGTGCTGCCGCTGATCATGGGCGTGACCATGTTCGTGCAGCAGAAGCTGAGTCCGGCTCCACCCGATCCGGTGCAGGCCAAGGTGATGATGGCGCTGCCGGTGGTGTTCACCTTCATGTTCCTGTGGTTCCCGGCCGGTTTGGTGCTGTACTGGGTGGTGAACAACATCCTTTCCATCGCCCAGCAGTGGGTCATCACCAAGCGGGTGGAATCGGGGGCCGACGCCGCTGCGCTCAAGGCCAAGGAAAAATCGGGAGTAGGTTCTGTCGTGGGCGAGCAGGCCAAGAAGCTGTTGACATTGGCCAAGCAGGCGTTGCCCGATCAGAAGAATTCTGGCAATCGCAAGAAGTAA
- the dnaA gene encoding chromosomal replication initiator protein DnaA, with protein sequence MDHALWKSCLECLERELSEQQLSTWIRPLHARQEGDTLRLLAPNRFVLDWVKKHHLAHIQTVLERLNPEQPAPVLLEIGSGVLTDEPAIESEEQPPEEPSGAGAANLNGGELLKSGVLNPDFTFATFVEGNSNQIARAACLQVTQNPGRAYNPLFIYGGTGLGKTHLIHAVGNMLRERNPESQIVFQNCEHFVADMVRSLQHNAINEFKRRYRSLDALLIDDVQFLAGKERSQEEFFYTFNSLLESRQQVILTCDRYPKEVAGLEDRLKSRFGSGLTVAIEPPELETRVAILKSKAEQAQLGLPDEVAFFIAQRVRSNVRELEGALRRVYANAQFTGKAITLGFVKEALSDLLTLQDKLVTIENIQKTVADYYKIPVSDLLSNSRLRTLSRPRQMAMALTKELTALSLPDIGEAFGGRDHTTVLHACRKIRELQHRDPEIRDDYTNLLGTLTN encoded by the coding sequence GTGGACCATGCGTTGTGGAAATCCTGTTTGGAATGTCTGGAACGCGAACTGTCCGAACAACAACTGAGCACCTGGATCCGGCCGTTGCACGCCCGGCAGGAAGGCGATACGTTGCGCCTGCTCGCTCCCAACCGATTCGTGCTCGATTGGGTCAAGAAGCATCATCTGGCGCACATTCAGACGGTGTTGGAACGCCTCAACCCCGAACAACCCGCGCCGGTGCTGCTGGAAATCGGCAGTGGCGTCCTGACCGACGAACCCGCCATCGAGAGTGAAGAACAACCGCCAGAAGAACCGAGCGGCGCAGGCGCGGCCAACCTCAACGGTGGGGAGCTGCTGAAAAGCGGCGTTCTCAATCCCGATTTCACCTTCGCGACCTTCGTCGAGGGCAACTCCAACCAGATCGCCCGCGCCGCCTGCCTGCAAGTCACCCAAAACCCCGGCCGGGCCTATAATCCGCTGTTCATCTACGGCGGCACCGGTCTGGGCAAGACCCACCTCATCCATGCGGTCGGCAACATGCTGCGCGAGCGCAATCCCGAATCGCAGATCGTGTTTCAGAACTGCGAGCATTTCGTGGCCGACATGGTGCGCTCCCTGCAACATAACGCCATCAACGAATTCAAGCGGCGCTATCGGTCGCTGGATGCGCTGCTGATTGACGACGTGCAGTTTCTGGCCGGCAAGGAGCGCTCCCAGGAGGAATTTTTCTACACCTTCAACAGCCTGCTGGAAAGCCGCCAGCAGGTGATCCTGACCTGCGACCGCTACCCCAAGGAAGTGGCCGGCCTGGAAGACCGGCTGAAATCGCGGTTCGGTTCTGGCTTGACCGTCGCCATCGAGCCGCCGGAACTGGAAACGCGCGTCGCGATTCTCAAAAGCAAGGCCGAACAAGCTCAACTCGGCCTGCCGGATGAAGTGGCTTTCTTCATCGCCCAGCGCGTTCGCTCCAACGTCCGCGAATTGGAAGGGGCGCTGCGGCGGGTCTACGCCAACGCCCAGTTCACCGGAAAAGCGATCACCCTCGGTTTCGTCAAGGAGGCCTTGAGCGATCTGCTGACCTTGCAGGACAAGCTGGTCACCATCGAGAACATCCAGAAGACCGTCGCCGACTACTACAAGATCCCGGTCAGCGATCTGCTGTCCAACAGCCGGTTGCGCACCCTGTCGCGACCCCGGCAGATGGCGATGGCGCTGACCAAGGAACTGACCGCGCTCAGCCTGCCGGATATCGGTGAAGCGTTCGGCGGGCGCGATCACACCACGGTGCTGCACGCCTGCCGCAAAATTCGGGAACTCCAGCACCGCGACCCGGAAATCCGTGACGATTACACCAATTTGCTCGGGACGCTGACTAATTAG
- the dnaN gene encoding DNA polymerase III subunit beta — protein sequence MKLEAKREHLLKPLQQVIGAVERRQTLPILSNVLLSATERELTLTATDLEVELSVRLELPVEAPGEITLPARKLHDILRALPEDAMVALSVEGEKATVRCGRSRFTLVALPAADFPTLEDLPFGVGIPLEQGTLRGLIERTHFAMAQQDVRYYLNGLLLEVSSGVLRVVATDGHRLAFQELPIGAEAVEHRQVIMPRKGVLELMRLLADSEAEAVLALGANHIQVAMGDIRLTSKLIDGKFPDYQRVIPRDAARTVIADRMVLRAALARAGIVLDDKSQGIRLQLEDWTLRAQAQNSEQEEAEEEIEINYSGGPMEIGFNVSYLLDALGALGGELAKLSFTDSGGSCLIEESEGGNSKHVIMPMRL from the coding sequence ATGAAACTGGAAGCCAAGCGCGAGCACTTGCTCAAACCGCTCCAGCAAGTGATCGGAGCGGTCGAGCGCCGGCAAACGCTGCCGATCCTGAGCAACGTGCTGCTGTCGGCCACCGAGCGTGAACTGACCCTGACCGCCACCGATCTGGAAGTCGAGCTGTCGGTCAGGCTCGAACTGCCGGTGGAGGCGCCGGGTGAAATCACCCTCCCCGCCCGCAAGCTGCACGACATTCTGCGCGCCTTGCCCGAAGACGCGATGGTCGCGCTGAGCGTCGAGGGGGAGAAGGCGACCGTGCGCTGCGGTCGCAGCCGCTTCACTCTGGTCGCGCTGCCGGCCGCTGATTTCCCCACGCTGGAGGATTTGCCGTTCGGCGTGGGCATCCCGCTAGAACAGGGAACCCTGCGCGGGCTGATCGAGCGCACCCACTTCGCCATGGCCCAACAGGACGTGCGCTACTACCTGAACGGCTTGCTGCTGGAAGTGAGTTCCGGCGTGCTGCGGGTGGTCGCCACCGACGGTCACCGGCTGGCCTTCCAGGAATTGCCCATCGGAGCCGAGGCGGTGGAGCACCGGCAAGTCATCATGCCGCGCAAGGGCGTGCTGGAACTGATGCGGCTGCTGGCCGACAGCGAGGCGGAAGCGGTGCTGGCGCTCGGCGCCAACCACATCCAGGTGGCCATGGGCGATATCCGCCTGACTTCCAAACTGATCGATGGCAAGTTTCCCGACTACCAGCGGGTCATCCCGCGCGATGCGGCGCGGACTGTGATCGCCGACCGCATGGTGCTGCGGGCCGCTCTGGCGCGGGCCGGCATCGTGCTCGACGACAAGAGCCAAGGAATTCGCCTGCAACTGGAAGACTGGACCCTGCGGGCGCAAGCCCAGAACTCGGAGCAGGAAGAAGCCGAGGAAGAAATCGAAATCAACTACAGCGGCGGCCCCATGGAAATCGGCTTCAACGTGAGCTACCTGCTCGACGCGCTGGGCGCGCTGGGCGGGGAACTGGCGAAACTGTCCTTCACCGATTCCGGCGGCAGTTGCCTGATCGAGGAAAGCGAAGGCGGTAACAGCAAGCACGTCATCATGCCCATGCGGCTGTAA
- the rpmH gene encoding 50S ribosomal protein L34 — MKRTFQPSIIHRKRTHGFRARMATKGGRLVLKARRAKGRARLAP; from the coding sequence ATGAAGCGAACGTTCCAGCCCAGCATCATCCACCGCAAGCGCACTCACGGCTTTCGCGCCCGGATGGCCACCAAGGGTGGTCGCCTCGTTCTGAAAGCGCGCCGCGCCAAGGGCCGCGCCCGTTTGGCGCCCTGA
- a CDS encoding toll/interleukin-1 receptor domain-containing protein, which translates to MTKVFVSYCHCQGNWVWERLAPCLKAGGAEVLIDRERFVLGKALIGQMDALQDQADKHLLVLSDDYLRSAYCRHEMDRAIALDPDFNLGVVIPLLRGACTLPASITKPNPLYADLIDDSKADPWALTLQQCDATDLGTTAPAWLAARDDIARYLERNASVNLVVDNGVSSRNHAVGSNSHSVYSRDSKIIGHKSKKIFSKAYCLQ; encoded by the coding sequence ATGACCAAGGTGTTTGTCAGTTATTGTCACTGTCAGGGGAATTGGGTTTGGGAGCGGTTAGCGCCTTGCCTGAAAGCCGGTGGCGCGGAGGTGTTAATTGACCGAGAGCGGTTTGTACTGGGTAAAGCATTGATTGGGCAAATGGATGCACTTCAGGATCAGGCCGATAAACATTTGCTGGTTTTATCGGATGATTATTTGCGCAGTGCGTATTGTCGCCATGAAATGGATCGTGCCATTGCACTAGACCCCGATTTCAACTTGGGCGTTGTTATTCCCTTGTTGCGTGGTGCTTGCACCTTACCGGCTTCCATAACCAAACCGAATCCGCTTTATGCCGATCTAATTGACGATAGCAAAGCTGATCCGTGGGCGCTGACGCTTCAACAATGCGATGCAACGGACTTGGGGACGACCGCACCGGCATGGCTGGCCGCACGCGATGATATAGCGCGATACTTGGAACGCAATGCATCAGTGAATCTGGTGGTGGATAACGGCGTTTCTAGCCGAAATCATGCGGTAGGGAGCAACAGCCACTCAGTTTATTCAAGAGACTCCAAAATCATCGGCCACAAATCTAAAAAAATTTTTTCAAAGGCTTACTGCTTGCAATAG